The following are from one region of the Mus caroli chromosome 13, CAROLI_EIJ_v1.1, whole genome shotgun sequence genome:
- the Yae1 gene encoding protein YAE1 homolog, whose product MSWFRAAPEIASPGDQDVFDEEADESLLAQREWQGHMRKRVQEGYRDGLDAGKALTLQRGFNQGYKEGADVIINYGLLRGTLSALLSWCHLHGNGSALISKISNLLDAVGQCEECVLRRLTSVTSQPRVTDLLDIIEDMDLCHVVPSDQAKGDSNAETNTDSDRSPNGMGCSHPEHCRPQEHAHLEKPSLPWILEQTSSLVQQLGVPVDILQHLRQL is encoded by the exons ATGTCTTGGTTTCGAGCGGCTCCGGAGATCGCGAGCCCTGGAGACCAGGACGTGTTTGACGAGGAAGCGGACGAGTCTCTGTTAGCGCAGCGGGAATGGCAGGGTCACATGCGGAAACGAGTCCAA gaGGGTTACAGAGATGGGCTAGATGCCGGCAAAGCACTTACTCTTCAACGGGGCTTCAATCAAGGCTACAAAGAGGGTGCAGACGTCATTATAAACTATGGACTCCTCAGAGGAACACTgag TGCTTTGCTTTCCTGGTGTCACCTTCATGGTAATGGCTCGGCTCTGATCAGTAAGATAAGTAACCTCCTGGACGCCGTTGGCCAGTGTGAAGAGTGTGTGCTTAGACGGCTGACATCAGTTACATCACAGCCACGAGTTACGGATTTATTGGACATCATTGAGGATATGGACCTTTGTCACGTAGTTCCGTCTGACCAAGCGAAAGGTGACAGTAACGCTGAGACTAACACCGATTCTGACAGGAGTCCGAACGGGATGGGTTGTTCACATCCAGAACATTGTAGACCGCAAGAGCATGCGCATTTGGAAAAGCCAAGCCTCCCTTGGATTCTGGAGCAGACATCCAGTTTAGTGCAACAGCTGGGAGTACCGGTAGACATATTACAGCACCTGAGACAGCTATAG